The Desulfovibrio porci DNA segment CTGCCCTCCAAGAAGCTCAATCTGGTCTGCGAGCATTTCGGCATCGCCCTGAACCACCACAATGCCGTGTCCGACGCGCAGGCCTGCGCCCAGGTCTACCTGCGCCTGCGCGCCTTGGGCGTTACGGACGCCCAGATGCGCCTCTGAGGCGGGAGAGCTTGCCCGGAATCGCCGAAGACTCTTTCCCTTCCGTTGGTCGAATTCCACCGGTCCATTTTGATTCGTCGTTGTTTCGCCGTCCGGCCGATCCGTTCGCCATGTCCCCGTCGACGCCCTGACGCCATTCCCGTCCTGCTCTCCTTTGCGAGGGAGCCGGGTGACGCCAAATCCTTGGCGCCGCCTCAATTTCTATCACATAATATGTTTGATTTATTATTGAAATAATCTCTGGAACAGTCTTTGCTTGTCCGGGGCAGGCATTCCTCTCGGGAATGCGGGAGGCTTTATGAAAAGTTTGTTCAACAGCCAGATCGGTCTTGTCAGCCGGGTCATGGACATGCAACTCCAGCGGCAGAACGTGATCACCAGCAACCTGGCCAACGTGGAAACCCCCAATTACAAGCCGCGCGAGCTGGCTTTTGAAAAAGAGCTGCAAAGCGCTCTGGGTCTCGACATGCGGGGCCGCATGAGCGCCACCAGCGAGGGGCACATGCCCGCGGCCTTCAATCCGGACAATTTCGGTCCCGAATGGTCCAAGCAGTTCAAGCCGCGCCAGATTCACGGCGAGGACCGCGTCAGCCTGGACAAGGAAATGGCCAAGCACGCCAAAAACCAGTTGCAGTACACGGCCCTGACTCAGGTTATGAGCAAGACGTTCGAGGGCATATCCACCATCATTGCGGACGGCAAGCAGGCTTAGCCGGGAGATCGCCATGGATTTTCTGACCGCGCTCGATATCGGGGCCTCCGGGCTCACGGCGGACCGCACCCGTATCAATACCATCGCCATGAACCTGGCCAACGCCAAGACAACGCGCACGCCCCAGGGCGGTCCCTACCGGCGGCGCACCGTGGTACAGGCGGCCACGGACGTGGACGATCCCTTTTCCGTGCACATGCGTTCGGCCCTGGACCGCGAGCTCAAGGGCGTGCGCGTCATGGCCGTGACCATGGACAAACGCCCGCTCAAGCAGGTTTATGAGCCGGGCCATCCCGACGCCAATGCCGAGGGCTATGTTTCATATC contains these protein-coding regions:
- the flgB gene encoding flagellar basal body rod protein FlgB, translating into MKSLFNSQIGLVSRVMDMQLQRQNVITSNLANVETPNYKPRELAFEKELQSALGLDMRGRMSATSEGHMPAAFNPDNFGPEWSKQFKPRQIHGEDRVSLDKEMAKHAKNQLQYTALTQVMSKTFEGISTIIADGKQA
- the flgC gene encoding flagellar basal body rod protein FlgC; translation: MDFLTALDIGASGLTADRTRINTIAMNLANAKTTRTPQGGPYRRRTVVQAATDVDDPFSVHMRSALDRELKGVRVMAVTMDKRPLKQVYEPGHPDANAEGYVSYPDINVVEEMANLMSAQRNYEANVTTVEAIKGMYNKALEIGKS